CTTGGTACGTGTTCTTCTCCCTTTCTCAGTTTCCTATATCGCCTTCACCCCTCATATCCTCACCGAGTCGCCGTCAAGGCATGATTCAGATAATCAGTTGCATGATGCAGTGGAGAAGCACGAGCAGTACCTGGTTTTTGTGCCCTCCCCTCATCTTCCTCAACATGCAAGGCAAGATTCACTTCTGAAATTTAGTTTCCTATTTCTTTTGGGTGAACAGAAATTTGATCCAATGGATAGTGGTCGGATTTAGGCAAGTAAGCAACTCAGTTTGGTGTTTGAAATTCCTTTATCTTTGCAGAAGGTAGACACAAATAAAGCAGCCCTGCCTATTCCAAATAAACAGTCTGATTCTTGCACCATATCAAGGCCAGGAAGGATTTATTGTGCTAATTTGGAGTGGAACCATGCCCGATCTGCAACATAGGCACTCATTCATAGCTCTAttgcatatttttttctttttcatttagTGCCTTGTAATTTGTCATTGTGCGCTCGGTTTTGACTCTTTTTTTCTTCCGACTCAGTTGAAATCCTTACCTGTCCATACATCTTCCTTTGCTGTCCATACATCTTAAAAGAATCAGTATACATTTTGATCCTACATGTACTGTTCATATAGGGCCCACGTGCAATCCGCATATTATTTAGGTGGTACCCACGTAGTATTTAGTTGAatccacccacaaaatatatttaactatttTCTACATATGAAAATAATAACCAGACTTCATATACTACGTTCACATGTGGTAGTCTCTACTACTTATTGGATTTTGCTTTCACTTCGtaaactcgcaaaatataattgaatcattCATTCATTGCCAATCTTATTTTTTTACCTACCAAAACCAATAATTAGTATAAGTTAATCCATCAACTATACCTAGTTTTTTCAATGAGGCCTGAATCGTGAGGCCCACCAAAATATCGTCAAGCCCGCTTAAATAGTTTCCTTTAGAGAAGAAGAGAGACAGCCTACTGGCCCAACCAAACCTGTTTCTGAGAGAAACTGACCCAGTTAGTAAAGGCAGTTCGACGCTGGATGGCAGGCTCCTCCCTTCTGTTCCCGGCGTCGGCGGACGGCGGCCCCCGGCGAATGAATGGAGGGAGGAGCGCGGGTACTCCCGACGACTATGGTGTTGTGAAGCTCAGAGAACGTCCTGTCTCCTTTCTCTTTCTCCCATTGATGCTCTTTCGCATCTCGTGTGGTACTCTCCGCACCCGCTGGCAGCACCGGCGCCCACCGCCTGTTCGATGGAATGCCCCGGAAACGACGATCGAGCATCCCATCGGCGCCCTCCCGCAGCACGTGCTCTCCTCTCCGTCGGCGCATCAGGGCGTTCGTACCTGTGCGCCTGCCCGCCAGCACCTGGCGCGGCCTCTGGAACGGAGGTCCCGCACCCATCCAGCGAGTCACCTACACCGACGGATGATGGAAGTAGGTCCAGAAGAGGAGTTCGGCAACGTTGCCAGCCATCAGTGTATGCACCAAAACGATGGAGGTAAGAGTTCTACAATGGTCTCAGTTTGTCTTTACAGCTATCGGTTCTCAACCTCATCAGGATCTTGCAATACTGTCATGGTATTTTCTCTGCTCGCCTGTTCCTATTTACTTCTTTTGTTATTATAGTATAGGGAGAAGATTCAGTGTTCGACGCCAAAGTTactttgttttgttttgctcAAGCTGCTTCGGATGTCATCTTTCTCCTGACAATATAAGCTTGTAGAATGTAGAGCCTAATAAACTTATTTATGCAGCGATAAGAGCTACTCAAGCATTCTGCCTGCTCGATGAAATGTTCAGTTCAGCGGATCTGGCCTCAGCGGCCATTGGTAATCATTGTGTTCAACTTTTCTGATATGTTTAGACAAGTGGACCCATGGGTCGTCCACTACTCTGCTTTCTGTCGTCAACTTGTACTAGCAAGAGGAGTGCTTTTGTCATGGAGGTGATTCTCAGGCCCTACCATTCTGATGGCAGGGTCTTTAAATTTAGCTTCGCAGGAAGTTCCATTTTACCTTCCTTTATCATTGTTGACTAGACTTTTTCTTTTGCCAGGGGAGTGTCTCTTTGTGCTAAGAGTTGTTGGACACATCATCCTCACTAAAATCATAGGACACAGTGGATGTCGTAGCCACTGGAGCTGCCAGATGCACCATTTGTCTCTCTGCTGTTTTGCTAAGCTGCAGCACCTACCTTCTTCAGTTCTGCATCCTGAACCCAGAATTCTGTGATAGTTCAAGCATGATGAAATGCAGTACCATGTTTGGAGTTGTGGACTAGGAGAAAGAAGCTGATCCAAGCTGAAACTCAAGGTACCTGATTTGATCCTGCACACTGTCTGATGAATGGCTCTGTACATCTCTTTCCCGTTTTCTCCCATGGTTTTCTCGGCAACCAAGTGATTTTTTTTGGTCTTCTGAATCTTCTCAGTGAGCGTCCATACATATTCAAAGTCTTCACCCCATAATCAGATAAATTTCTGCATTCTGCGTCCTTTGGTATGCTTATCTTTCCCTGTATGCTCAAATATGTGCTCCTGCTGTCCTGCATGTGATCATGTCAAATAAATTAGTTAACAAATAACTACACAGTAGAAGGGATACCATTAGTGATTCCCCGAAGTACTGAACTAGTGATCTCACAAGGTAATATGTGTCCATTGTGTTCGAGTATGTGAAACATAATATCCAGACAGTTCTTGCATAACTTTGTTCTCGAGTTGACAGTTAATGTCTGTACAATAGCAATGCAACTGAAGAATCAGTTCTCACTCGTAAATTCAACATGACTATTCATTGCAATTTCATCCACAGGAACTTGACAAGAGAAGTTTTGAAATATGACCGGACTAGAGGCAGCTTTAGCATCTGGACTATTGAAGGTTGCAGCCAACAAGTTAGTTTCATTGATTGCCAGCGAATTCGCCTCCATAATGGATGTAACAAATGACCTCTCCGAGCTCCAGGATATTCTTGCGGAGATTAGAAGCTGGCTGTTCACAGTTCATGACAGAGCAATATAGATTAGAGAGCCATCATGTCAATGGGTTATAAAATTGAAATTTGTTGCTTATGATATTGATGAtttactaaatgaagtctacaTAGAGGCTGAGAAATACAAAATAGGAAGGAATGGTGTAAAGTATTCTATAACTGATGGTTTCTGCACAAAACCAAAGCTGTTTCTGTTCCGACGCAAGATGGCCAATAAGATCAAGGCAATCAAGGAGAGATTCTCTGAGATTGTGAAGCAAAGAAAAGATGTCAGTGCTATAGTGAATAGTTTGCTTTCTTATCAACATCTTCAGAGAACAAAGAGGACACATGGGGAGTTGTCCTTGTTGGGCAATGTTGAACAATCAAAAATACCCATAAGGAATCCGGAGAAGGATGGTATCATATCTAAGCTTATAGAATCCAATGGAGAGAATGCGTGGATAGTTTCTATTGTCGGGTTGGGTGGGTCTGGCAAAACTACGTTGGCCAAACTCATCTGCCATgatgaaaagataaagaagcacTTCAAAGATACAATATTTTGGGTCCATGTGTCTCaagtgttagatttagtcccACATTGGAAATTGATGGTGGGGGAGCCCAATATATAAGGTGGGGCAGTTCTCACCCATCAGgctagtcttttgggttgagttagACCTGAAGCCTTGGTTGGTTGGGCTCTGGTGGACCTGAGGCCTGGTAGGGCGCCGGCTCGTGGGTATAGCGGGCCGAGCCGCATTCCGCTGCgcactctaacaagtggtatcagagccgaaggTTGAAAAATCTGGAATATCTCCGGGGTCACATGGTGACGGGGGAGCCCGTGAACGTCTCCGGGTGGTCGCACGGGTTGTGTGTGGCTGGAGGGTTGGACTCGGGGCCTGGAGAACGTCTTCCGGGAGATCACATGGGTTGTATGTGATGGAAGAGTTAGGCCCGATGTGTGGCGGGGGAGATTGTTAGATTTAGTCCCATATCGGAAATTGATGGTGGGGGAGCCCAATATATAAGGTGGGGCAGTTCTCACCCATCAGgctagtcttttgggttgagttagGCCTGAAGTCTTGGTTGGTTGGGCTCTGATGGACCTGAGGCCTTGTAGGGCGCCGGCTCGTGGGTATAGCGGGCCGGGCCGCATTCCGCTGCGCACTCTAACATCAAGAATTTAGTGTGGAAAAACTTATTGGCAAGCTTTTTGAAGCTATTTTTAGCAAAAGTCAGACCTTCAAACCCAGCAGTACATGGTCCATGCGATTTCAAGCAAATTGAGTGGTAAGAAATTTCTTCTTATCCTGGATGATGCTTGGCATGATGACCTTCTTGATTGGGAACAATTCATGGTTCAAGTAAACTGTGGAACACCTGGAAGCAATATTCTGTTAACTACTCGAGATCAAAAGGTTGCAGAAGCAGCAAAATCTAGGCATATATTCAACTTGGAATTCTTATCAGAGGTTGAGAGTTGGGACTTGTTTCTCGAGAATTCTGGGTTGGTGGAGGAAGATTTGGACTCTGAGTTTATACAAGTTGGAAAAGAGGTTGTGAACAAATGTGGTGGGGTGCCACTAGCAATCAAAACTCTTGGAGGTGTCCTCAATGACAGGAGGGAAATAAATACTTGGAGGGCCATAAAAGAAAGTGACTTATGGAATATTGATAATATAAAAGACAGAGTGTTTGCATCCTTGAAATTGAGCTACTTTCATATGCCAGATCATTTGAAGCAGTGCTTTACATTTTGCTCTATATTTTCAAAAGGCTATGAAATCACAAAAGACCACTTGATTGCCCAATGGATAGCTTATAGATTCATCAATCCAATGAATGATGAGCTGCCAGAAGATATTGGAAGTGCTTACTTTGACTCTCTTATGAAACTCCGCTTTCTTCAAGATGCATGGAGAAATTTTTATACTTATCAACTAGTATACAGGATGCATGACCTGATTCATGACCTCACTCGACAAATTTTACAGCATGAAGTAATGACATCTCTGCGGAAGAATATGACACCAAATTGTATTCTCAGATGTCGATACTTATGTTTGACTTCATCTACTGAGAAGATTTGCAGGAACTTATTTGACAAGGTCCATTCTCTCTATGTCTCTAGTGGTAACCCATCTTTTGACAAACCGATTAAGTGGTGTTGCAATGTCCGTAGTGTTGTTCTGGATTATACAATCTACGCACCTTTTCCACTGTTCATACTGAAGTTTGAATTTCTTGGTTACCTAAAAATATGTAATGTTAGTTGCATGGAACTTCCAGAAGCTATCTCAGGCTGTTGGAACTTGCAGACACTTCATGTTATGCATTGCAAAGGCTTTACAGGGTTACCTGAGTCTATTGGAAAGCTTAAGAAGCTGAGAACTCTAGAGTTATTGATGGTTAATGAACTTAAGAGTCTACCTCAATCTATTGGTGATTGTCAAGATCTCCGATCCTTGCAGCTCTATTTCTGTCACAAGCTCATTGAGATACCCAATAACATAGGTAATATTGAAAACTTAAGGGTACTTGATATTGTCAACAGTTCATGTGTGTACTGCCAGGTGCAAGAATTTATTGGGAAGCTTAGGAACCTAGAGAGAATTAATTTATCTGGTTGTCACTGTCTCCATGATCTTCCAAGAACATTTTCCTGCCGTACATTGCGCAATCTGAATCTTTCCCGGACCAGCATTACCTTACTACCTCCATGGGTCACATTGATTGGTACTCTAGAACGTATAGAGCTGAACCTAGTGGAGTTGCCTCAAGGTATAGAAAACTTAAGAAGGCTCGAAGTTTTGAACATAAATGGTTGTTTGAAACTTCGTTGCATACCATCAGGATTTGGACAGCTGACTCGTTTAAGATGGTTGGGCCTGTTTGTTATTGGCAGTGGTGGAAATGATGCGAGGATATCTGAACTTGAAAACCTTGATATGATTAGTGGTTGGTTGAGAATTCAGAACCTCAAATACATAAAAGATACAGCTGATTGCAAGAAGGCTTccctgaagaagaagaaaaacataCAGTCATTGACATTGAACTGATCTCGATGTGAGATGGAGGAAGAATTTGCGTCAGATATTGAACAAGACCTGGATGTGCTGGAGTCTCTTGAACCACCGTCAGGAATTGGTTTCTTACAAATTATTGGTTATCAAGGTCCCTATTTGCCATGTTGGATGAGGAAGCAACGCGATTCTTTGTGTTTGGAGGCTATTATGTCAAAGCAAACCAGCCCATCACAATTCCTTTGGCTAATCGAATTATCACTGGAATTCTTGCCGAACTTGAAGTGTCTCCAAGGACTTGTAGAGTTGCCTTTGTTGAAGAATTTATCGTTGACCGGAATGCCTAATTTGGAAGAGCTATGGATTACAAGTGGTTTGGAAATTGGACAGGAAGAAGTGCGAGTTCAGTACTGTTTCCCCGTGCTCACCAATTTAACTGTAAAGCGCTGCCCGAAACTGTATGTGAAGCCCTATTTGCCACCATGTTTGGAGAAGTTGACAGTGGAAAGAAGCAACGAGCACTTGCTGTCCTCAAGTAGTTTGTTCTCTTGTCCTCTAAAACCAGATGTCGACAAATCCTCACCCTCCTGTAGTGTGCTTGGGGTGGTTCCTTGTCTCAAGGAACTGAGACTAGATGGACTGACGGTCTCATCATCGGTTTGGGAAGTTTTGCATCACTTCAGTGAACTGGAGCTCTTGGGCATTCATGGCTGCCCTGACATGAGGCAATTACCTACGAGCATTGGCAGCCTCACCTCCCTCTGGCAGCTACAGATCACAAGATGCTCTCTTTGCATGCTGCCTGAGGGGCTCCAGCACCTGACCTCCATTCAACACCTTGAATTGGCAGAATGTGATGCGCTGACCATGATGCCAGAGTGGATAGGACAACTTTCCGTTCTTCAGTCGCTCCGTATCAGCGAATGTCCAGCCCTTGAATCCCTGCCCCAGTCCATTAAATGTCTTGCAGCCCTCCAAGAATTGTTCATTTTTGGCTGTCGTGGCCTGACCAAGCGTTACGAGGAAGAAGTCGGGGATGACTGCAACCTTATCTCCCATATTCCTAGTGTGAGGATAGTTGATTTGGAGCTGCTAGCTCGGCGTCTCGGAGCCTGTACATCTGTTAACCCTTGAGTTAGGGGCTATTGGGTAACTTTCTAGCATCATATCTCCATTAGCCAGTTCTATTTTCTATTAGCATCCTTTTaactgtaatagtactgaaattgtaatactaaacgagtgttctaaagcaccaaatctaattcagctaatccgctaattaaattaaattgttatacaatatcaacggattcatacggaagttaccggtataTTACAAGTGCTGAATTTGgtagagcttcgccgctttccttctcctcacccctctcttttttcctgaatttttgggctcaaatgagaagggaatggAGGCCAGGACTTATATAGGGGGGAGACCCCCgtcgcccggggggggggggcgacaggccccctccccttggccagggacctctttgcaaattccaaaaaaaaattacattagggtcctgtcgcccctgggccaGGCGACCGGCGGTATTttcgaaaattttcaaaacaaatatatatttttgaaatttttatttttttaaatataaaaaagaaaaaggcgcCTCCCTGCGCCCCTAGGCCATAATCTGGGCCTGGGCCAGGAAAGCGGCCCGCGCCTGGATCCCACCTGGGTCGAAATCGGCCCGATCGCCGTCGAGCGATCCTGGCCGTCCAGTGCATCCAACGGCCGAACGCCAAAATCGCTGAAACAAAACCGGGGACGGCCAGTGTCCCCTCTGAAACCCTAGGACCATTTGCTCTTTCTCCCACCGTTTTTCTCGGCTCTGGAGCGGCGGCCGCCAATGGCGACCtcccgccgccacgccacgccatggCCAGCCGGCCGCGTGCCATGGCCGCGTGCAAGGGCGGGACTTCTATTCTTCTTTCTGTGCCTCCTCCCCCTTTTTTTCTCGCAGCGCCGCACAGGGTCAAGCACTGAGTAGTGGTTGCCCATGGCGGCCGGAGGAAAGGGtgatggcggcgccgccgcaggccatTCGCCGGCGTGCGCACTCGCCATGCGCGAGCGCGTCGCCGTCGAGCGGCCTTGCTGCAGTGCCCGAGCCCGCGCATGCTCCGGCGACTGGATCCCGGTGCGTGGCGGCCCGAGCTTTCCTTGGCGCGCGGCGTCGATGAATGGCCGGCGGCAAGACCTCGGTAGGCCGCCGCGCAGCCTCTTTTGTTTGCTCTTTGCCCCATCCGACTTGGTTAGGACTAGGGTTTCGAGAGTTCTTTTGACTTTTTCGATCCGAGAtcgattttcttttctttgattgTTTCGATCCGAGTTCGGATCTATCCCAATCTCGATCTACTCATTAGAGTAGGCtttgataccattgttagaacATTGGATCAACTAGGATGTAGATCAAACGGGAAAACTCACTTTCTATTTGGGGAAAATCATTGCTTAGAGCCCGTAGCGCCTCCATGGCGCCGTGCAGCAGTGTCGCTGGTACGCAGGGGTGGAGACGGCGCGATGTAGTGGCCGTCGCAGGGTCGCCGGAGATGCAGTGGAGCGGGGCGACGTCGTTCCAGTGATGCGTAGTGGAGCTTCCCGTCGCTGCAGCCCTCCCTCTCGATCGGTCTAGGGTTCTGAGGTGGGGAACAGTGGCGGCGGTGAATCTTGTTACCAGAGCTGCCAGTCCCCACCTCTTCTTTTTAGgtctgcgcgacgggggccacTAGCTTTGTCTTGGGCTGAGCCCCCGATTAGGGCGCGAGGTCAAGGGATAAGTTGGCCGTTGGGCCAATTGATGGAGATCAATTATAACATTTATAACATCTGGAAGTTGATTTGAAATTTCATAACATTGTTGTACTTTCGTatgttgtcggtaccccaggactggggtaccccctcttgctgtgtctaggcaagagccttgtggtTACCCTTGACtgcgtccaaacagccggacccctgcggtccggagccctgttcacccaacaacagtcccggacccgtcccccggctgggacaggtctgggagcaccacgtgttccgggaTGAGCAGGCGCACAGCCCGAGCAGCCGGGGGTTCCGGACatccgcggggtcccggaccccctatACAGTGGCCGGACCCCTCTCTAAAGGAAGGAATTAACCCCCCCGCCCCGGGtgtccggagctgccacgtgtctaCAAGTacagacacgtatataaggccgcttggtctccatactaaggtttacctaccactgcattcattacGGTAGGTGAACGTCCGCattatagcagaagccgaggtgATTCTTTGatcaggggacactattgatcgcgtattaccaagacgtgtagtggagccgctggcgccgcccacaccgcgtctgtcagtctgccatgacagatggatacgacggctcggcttcacccattatgacgcctacataataacCTCAACAGGCCACACCGCAAGCTACgatactccaacgggcacctagctgacgggataAGAGAAGACTCCCCTGAGTCAGAGGGGCAGCGGGGcgtggaagcatatcggagaaaagattcacaactactgtagccatttaagtactctgcgcagtatgctgcacagtcacgttgggcccacttgtcgggtctcaacgccctatgtatccgcaccccttggtctataaaagggggggcgcccgctagaagaaaaactTAGGCTGGGACaaggccaaggcccggcagaggataggttcatacacaaccaagaacaatacttctcccagtggatgtagggtattacgctccggcggcccgaaccactctagatcgaatgttcttgtgtgcttgtctcAGTGTTAGATTAGCCCAACCGCCTAGtccttccccgagtactccctcactgggaataggcgggtgcgttccgccacccggctgtgggtaccctaaaatCCCCGCGACATTttgcgccgtccgtggggacggtcaggcgttggctggatctccaggcttctgggctgtgttcatcctctgcaacggcgaacGAGAAGATGAAAGAAGGCAGGGTGTCGCCCGCGCCACATGCCCTGGCACCGGCGCGGCAACGCccacggagcggcggcgcacggcaacAGCGCCtactgtgcgtcgccactgcgacgcctcagagccggcgcggcggcgtccagcggaggcgccgctgggcgctgccgcccctccatggactcaaggttttctctcaagcaacggccacgcttcctctgcggtggcatggcgtcggctcaaggctttctctcaacatggagcctggagccaacggccatcccggaggaagttgaccgtgtcgTCGTGTCGTCTCTGGCACCGCCCGAGGTTCTTGGTGCtcctgcagacaggaccccgccaccaggcacgggggcccctggcgctagcatcaaggacaagccggcgagcgaccgcccttctccacgctccgtgctcgtccataCGAGCACCCAATCTCGTGCTGCGCCGCGACGGAAGTCCAGATTCTGCCGCAGCGAGCAGCAGGCGGGCTGGCTTCTGGTggcagacgacgacggcagggggcctctccaattcaaagccaaagaattcgtCTCATGCTACttaagcatatgacagctcttaggcaaggagtggccccccgagctcccgaggtgatgctggatgatgcagttcaggctcatccagggcaccttcgcctccgacgactatgaagaatCCAGGAGAAGCGGTACCGCTTCCAACCAAAGAAGAATATGCtatatagcatgcagccgtaggttactcctaagaaaggactaagagagttcctcctttgtgataacgtggcgcctacgtgtgagtccagagcggtcaaggtctgaccttgtaaacccgacctctggccctatcacataaacaggcaaaaagcggtccggagcggtagaggtccgacctcgtaatcccgacctctgatgtataccgtgacaaccacaataataaaggagattttctttctcagttttacctaggctccaccttgattacatttattcgccttggtttaactattctttcctcttaaACAAAGTCTTCCTTTGTtactaacaatccaagttaagttgctggcttgtggccaggtggggacaccccttctagctggaaggcagtccggacccctaaggacctgctcaggagaagtggtactcgtatcctggggtagagaagctctgcgtagcttagcctggtaaggtaccctaagtttacgtacttcactaccatgttacaagtactctagtatccgagactactatctttagaggtcccgggctcccttctagtataaggcttggtttctttgcaccttactatgaggtccggtgacatacttcatcggattgtcagcaacgactcaagtccactccggcggagaccgctcgccacggtcgccaaagagccgggtccgggaagtgaTGCTTGCTCCCTGAATGATCCGAAGTCTGtgcagccgcttagcttggttccgtaccctaagcctacaccttcgtcgtcCAATGGAGGAGCGCTCTAGTACCAGAACCCAGCAACAGGTgaaccggcctcaggggtccggagcacccgctctctgcatgagcacaccgacgcaatcaagcTTGCATGGAAATATATCacggtagtggccccacctgcgggttcgtacctctcccaaggtgggcccgggggccactgtcggtaccccaggactggggtaccccctcttgctgtgtctcgGCAAGAGCCTTGTGGTTACACTTGACTGCGTCCAAACAGCCgtacccctgcggtccggagccctgttcacccAACAActgtcccggacccgtcccccggctgggacaggtctgggagcaccacgtgttctgGGATGAGCAGGCGCACAGCCCGAGCAGCCGGGGGTTCCGGACCTCTCgaggaggtccggacccccgcagggtcccggaccccctatACAGTGGCCGGACCCCTCTCTAAAGGAAGGAATTGACACCCCGCCCCGGGtgtccggagctgccacgtgtctaCAAGTACTgacacgtatataaggccgcttggtctccatactaaggtttacctaccactgcattcattacGGTAGGTGAATGTCCGCattatagcagaagccgaggtgattctttgaccaggggacactattgatcgtttattaccaagacgtgtagtggagccgctggcgccgcccaccccgcgcctgtc
The genomic region above belongs to Panicum virgatum strain AP13 chromosome 8N, P.virgatum_v5, whole genome shotgun sequence and contains:
- the LOC120684550 gene encoding putative disease resistance protein RGA3 produces the protein MVHAISSKLSGKKFLLILDDAWHDDLLDWEQFMVQVNCGTPGSNILLTTRDQKVAEAAKSRHIFNLEFLSEVESWDLFLENSGLVEEDLDSEFIQVGKEVVNKCGGVPLAIKTLGGVLNDRREINTWRAIKESDLWNIDNIKDRVFASLKLSYFHMPDHLKQCFTFCSIFSKGYEITKDHLIAQWIAYRFINPMNDELPEDIGSAYFDSLMKLRFLQDAWRNFYTYQLVYRMHDLIHDLTRQILQHEVMTSLRKNMTPNCILRCRYLCLTSSTEKICRNLFDKVHSLYVSSGNPSFDKPIKWCCNVRSVVLDYTIYAPFPLFILKFEFLGYLKICNVSCMELPEAISGCWNLQTLHVMHCKGFTGLPESIGKLKKLRTLELLMVNELKSLPQSIGDCQDLRSLQLYFCHKLIEIPNNIGNIENLRVLDIVNSSCVYCQVQEFIGKLRNLERINLSGCHCLHDLPRTFSCRTLRNLNLSRTSITLLPPWVTLIGTLERIELNLVELPQGIENLRRLEVLNINGCLKLRCIPSGFGQLTRLRWLGLFVIGSGGNDARISELENLDMISGWLRIQNLKYIKDTADCKKASLKKKKNIQSLTLN